In Eubalaena glacialis isolate mEubGla1 chromosome 2, mEubGla1.1.hap2.+ XY, whole genome shotgun sequence, a single genomic region encodes these proteins:
- the MAP1A gene encoding microtubule-associated protein 1A isoform X2: MLPTMDGVAEFSEYVSETVDVPSPFDLLEPPTSGGFLKLSKPCCYIFPGGRGDSALFAVNGFNILVDGGSDRKSCFWKLVRHLDRIDSVLLTHIGADNLPGINGLLQRKVAELEEEQSQGSSSYSDWVKNLISPELGVVFFNVPDKLRLPDASRKAKRSIEEACLTLQHLNRLGIQAEPLYRVVSNTIEPLTLFHKMGVGRLDMYVLNPVKDSKEMQFLMQKWAGNSKAKTGIVLANGKEAEISVPYLTSITALVVWLPANPTEKIVRVLFPGNAPQNKILEGLEKLRHLDFLRYPVATQKELATGAVPANLKPSKIKQRADSKESLKATTKTAVGKLAKREEVAEEGAKEARSELAKELAKTEKKVKESSEKPPEKPAKPERVRTESSEALKAEKRKLIKDKVGKKHLKEKISKLEEKKDKEKKEIKKERKELKKDEGRKEEKKDAKKEEKRKDTKPEVKKISKPDLKPFTPEVRKTLYKAKAPGRVKTEKGRAARGEKELSSEPRTPPAQKGAAPFPTRELALSSPEDLTQDFEELKREETGLLAEQRDTGLGEKPLPPDTAEEGLPSTAAPGAPPSVPGLEPEEPVIKEKEAVPDIPEEQGSKDRGPDSGAETEKERAPWEEKKAKESEGLPDRTEAREESEPEVKEDVIEKAELEEMEELHPSDEEEEEETKAEGFYQKHIQEALTVTPRGREALGGQELGLQGKAPEKETSSFLSSLATPAGATEHVSYIQDETIPGYSETEQTISDEEIHDEPEERAAPPRFPTGTYDLPGPEGPGPFEASQPADNAVPTTSSKGYGAPEAELTYPPNMVAAPLAEEEHVSSATSITECDKLSSFATSVAEDQSVASLTAPQTEETGKSSLLLDTVTSIPSSHTEATQGLDYVPSAGTISPTSSLEEDKGFKSPPYEEFSVTGESEKRGEIVRRGLSGERAVEEEEEEEETANVQMSEKLHGQYEPMMFAAPGHTPHPGEPAVGEAEERCLSPDDSTVKMASPPPSGPPSATHTPFHQSPVEENSEPQDFQEADSWGDTKRTPGVGKEDAAEGTVKPGPEEGTPEEEGKLPRPRSPQAQEAPISIVGGHAGCTVQLLPEQDKAIVFETVEAGEPTGPILETEALPRDLRTSHQEPGEPQKDEVLRFPERGLSPEEVESLSVLSVVSPDIASQEAIPRSPCGLTEQHLHKDLWPQVSPEDTRSLSLSEESPSKETSLDISSKQLSPESLGTLQFGELTLGKEEKGPLMQTEDTSHRLAPVSIPEARAATVSPPTDGTSGYAAQADVTDESPDGKLPASSFSHSTLLGDGKHSPGMITSPGEHILTPDSSLTKSPESLPSPAMEDIAMEWEGKVPELKDRPPEQKEKGPEPKDEVPQQKDRSLEQKKDTAICRKDEVLEEKDKVVEQQDKAFEQKGRDLEHRDTALEQKDKALEGKDKDLGPKDRDLEPKDKTLEQEDKVPGEKDEILEQKVRDSEHKDKVPEDKVPELKGKALEQKDEAPEQDKAPEQKDKALEKKDQALEQKYLALEQKGEALEQNIKAVEQKDKILEEKDKTQEQESPVQEDETMTLKEKILEEKSPEKVKAVGQKEEALLEKTKALGLEESPVQEDKAREQDEKCWKEQDVVQEWQEASPARGEPAGEQKEPARTWEDTSPEQEDRYWRGREDVVLEQDTYWRELSCERKVWFPHELGGQGARPRFTEERESTFLDEGLDDEQEVPPLEHTPKSPWASDFKGFQEPSPQKELEVERWLAESPVGLPPEEEDKLTRSPFEIISPPASPPEMVGQRVPPATGQESPIPDPKPMPPMRNEPTTPSWLADIPPWVPKDRPLPPAPLSPAPAPPTPAPQPLTPAPFSWDTAEYDSVVAAVQEGAAELEGGPYSPLGKDYRKAEGEREEEGGVGVPDSSPRRSKVPEASESHASKEPEQTEPEQREPTPYPDERSFQYADIYEQMMFTGLGPACPTREPPLGAAGDWPPHISTKEEAAGRSTSAEKELSSPVSPHRLQFDTPTFSYAALAGPTIPPKQEPEPGPSVDPSLTPPAIPPRAPIPQSKGPSPPLNGNILSRSPDRRTPSPKEPGRGHWDDSTSDLELEKGAREQPEKEAQSSSPPQPMPAGPSTLWPESEAHTSPSSDSHLGPARPSLDFPASAFGFSSLQPAPPQLPSPAEPRSAPCGSLAFSGDRALALAPGPPTRARHDEYLEVTKAPSLDSSLPQLPSPSSPGAPLSSLPRPASPALSEGSSSEATTPVISSVAERFPPGLEAAEQGCVELVPGMEPAAHSLWDLTPLSPAPPASLDLAPALAPSLPGDMDEGTLPCRLECSGAATKKPSPLQGPSRDRATNGPTETSPKPPGPAPAEAEKGKAEACPTWERGAWPEGAERSSRPDTLLSPEQPLCPGGASGDQPRSVSPEMEAGPQGCAAEPWPHRGELSPSFLNPPLPQSTDDSDLLTEEARLVGRGGRRRVGAAGATGGPCPVADETPPTSVSDSGSSQSDSDVPPETEECPSITAEAALDSDEDGDFLPVDKAGGFSGTHHPRPGHDPPPIPQPDPRPSPPRPDVCMADPEGLSSESGRVERLREKEKTQGRVGRRAPGRAKPASPAQRLDLRGKRSPTPGKGTADRASRVPPRPRSTPSQVTPAEEKDGHSPMSKGLVNGLKAGPTALGSKGGSGPPIYVDLAYIPNHCSGKTADLDFFRRVRASYYVVSGNDPANGEPSRAVLDALLEGKAQWGENLQVTLIPTHDTEVTREWYQQTHEQQLQLNVLVLASSSTVVMQDESFPACKIEF; encoded by the exons ATGCTGCCCACCATGGATGGCGTGGCTGAGTTCTCCGAGTACGTCTCTGAGACCGTGGATGTGCCATCCCCCTTTGACCTGCTGGAGCCCCCCACGTCAGGGGGCTTCCTCAAGCTCTCCAAGCCATGCTGCTACATCTTCCCTGGCGGCCGCGGGGACTCTGCCCTCTTTGCCGTTAATGGTTTCAACATCCTGGTGGATGGTGGCTCTGATCGCAAGTCCTGCTTCTGGAAGCTGGTGCGGCACCTGGACCGCATTGACTCCGTGCTGCTCACACACATCGGGGCAGACAACCTGCCAGGCATCAACGGACTCCTGCAGCGCAAAGTGGCAGAACTGGAGGAGGAGCAGTCCCAGGGCTCTAGCAGCTACAGTGACTGGGTGAAGAACCTCATCTCCCCCGAGCTTGGAGTCGTCTTCTTCAACGTGCCCGATAAGCTGCGGCTGCCTGATGCCTCACGGAAGGCCAAGCGCAGCATTGAGGAGGCCTGCCTCACTCTGCAGCACTTAAACCGCCTAGGCATCCAGGCCGAGCCCCTCTACCGTGTGGTCAGCAACACCATCGAGCCGCTGACCCTCTTCCACAAGATGGGTGTGGGCCGCCTGGACATGTACGTCCTCAACCCTGTCAAGGATAGCAAGGAGATGCAGTTCCTCATGCAAAAGTGGGCAGGCAACAGTAAAGCTAAGACAGGCATTGTGCTGGCTAATGGGAAGGAGGCTGAGATCTCGGTGCCCTACCTGACCTCCATCACTGCTCTGGTGGTCTGGCTACCAGCCAACCCCACTGAGAAGATTGTGCGCGTGCTTTTTCCAGGGAATGCTCCCCAGAACAAGATCTTGGAGGGCCTGGAAAAGCTTCGACACCTGGACTTCCTGCGCTACCCCGTGGCCACGCAGAAGGAGCTGGCCACTGGGGCTGTGCCTGCCAACCTCAAACCCAGCAAAATCAAACAGCGGGCTGATAGCAAGGAGAGCCTCAAGGCCACAACCAAGACAGCTGTGGGCAAGCTGGCCAAACGGGAGGAGGTGGCCGAAGAGGGAGCCAAGGAAGCCCGCTCAGAACTGGCCAAGGAGTTAGCCAAGACAGAGAAGAAGGTAAAGGAGTCATCTGAGAAGCCCCCAGAGAAGCCTGCCAAGCCTGAGAGGGTGAGGACAGAGTCGAGTGAGGCActgaaggcagagaagcgaaAGCTGATCAAAGACAAGGTGGGGAAGAAGCACCTGAAAGAAAAGATATCAaagctggaagagaaaaaagacaaagagaagaaagagatcaagaaggagaggaaggagctcaagaaggatgaaggaaggaaggaggaaaagaaggatgccaagaaggaggagaagaggaaagataCCAAACCTGAGGTCAAAAAGATTTCCAAGCCAGACCTGAAGCCCTTTACCCCTGAGGTACGTAAGACCCTCTACAAAGCCAAGGCCCCCGGCAGAGTCAAGACGGAGAAGGGCCGGGCTGCCCGTGGGGAGAAGGAGCTGTCCTCTGAGCCCCGGACACCCCCAGCCCAAAAGGGGGCTGCACCATTCCCAACAAGGGAGCTGGCCTTGTCTTCACCAGAGGATCTCACACAGGACTTTGAGGAGTTGAAGCGTGAGGAGACGGGGTTGCTGGCTGAACAAAGGGACACAGGACTAGGAGAGAAACCACTCCCCCCAGACACTGCAGAGGAGGGACTCCCAAGCACAGCGGCCCCGGGGGCACCACCCTCTGTCCCAGGGCTGGAACCAGAAGAGCCTGTGATAAAGGAGAAAGAGGCTGTCCCAGACATCCCTGAGGAACAAGGCAGCAAGGACAGAGGCCCAGACTCTGGGgctgaaacagagaaagagagagctccCTGGGAGGAAAAGAAGGCAAAGGAATCAGAGGGGCTCCCCGACAGAACAGAAGCCAGAGAGGAAAGTGAACCTGAGGTAAAGGAGGATGTGATAGAGAAGGCCGAGTTAGAGGAAATGGAGGAGCTGCACCCTTCAgacgaggaggaagaggaagagacaaaggCTGAGGGTTTTTACCAAAAACATATACAAGAAGCCTTGACGGTAACGCCAAGGGGCAGGGAGGCTCTCGGGGGCCAGGAACTAGGACTCCAAGGCAAGGCCCCTGAGAAGGAGACCTCGTCTTTCCTAAGTAGCCTGGCCACCCCTGCAGGAGCCACTGAGCATGTCTCTTACATCCAGGACGAGACAATCCCTGGCTACTCAGAGACCGAGCAGACTATCTCAGATGAGGAGATCCACGATGAGCCGGAGGAGCGCGCAGCTCCACCTAGATTTCCTACAGGTACCTATGACCTCCCTGGGCCTGAAGGGCCTGGCCCCTTTGAGGCTAGCCAGCCTGCAGACAATGCTGTTCCCACCACCTCCAGCAAAGGCTATGGAGCGCCAGAGGCGGAACTCACCTACCCCCCCAACATGGTGGCCGCCCCTCTGGCTGAAGAGGAGCATGTGTCCTCAGCCACCTCAATCACTGAGTGTGACAAGCTTTCTTCCTTTGCCACATCCGTGGCTGAGGACCAGTCCGTGGCTTCACTCACAGCTCCCCAGACAGAGGAGACAGGCAAGAGCTCCCTGCTGCTTGACACGGTCACAAGCATCCCCTCATCCCACACGGAAGCCACTCAAGGCTTGGACTACGTGCCATCAGCTGGTACCATCTCACCCACCTCCTCACTGGAAGAAGACAAAGGTTTCAAATCACCACCCTATGAGGAGTTCTCTGTGACTGGGGAgtcagagaagagaggagagattgTACGGAGAGGCTTGTCTGGAGAGAGAGCcgtggaagaggaagaggaagaggaggagaccgCAAATGTACAGATGTCTGAGAAACTTCACGGTCAGTATGAACCCATGATGTTTGCTGCCCCTGGGCACACCCCACATCCAGGGGAACCAGCTGTTGGAGAAGCGGAGGAGCGCTGCCTCAGCCCAGATGACAGCACAGTGAAGATGGCCTCTCCCCCACCATCTGGCCCACCCAGTGCCACGCACACGCCCTTTCATCAGTCCCCAGTGGAAGAAAATTCTGAGCCCCAGGACTTTCAGGAAGCAGACTCCTGGGGAGATACTAAGCGTACACCAGGTGTGGGCAAGGAAGATGCTGCAGAAGGGACAGTCAAGCCAGGGCCTGAAGAGGGCACaccagaggaggaaggaaagctgCCTCGTCCCAGGAGCCCCCAGGCCCAGGAAGCACCCATCAGCATTGTTGGAGGACATGCAGGCTGTACCGTCCAACTGCTGCCAGAACAGGACAAAGCAATAGTCTTTGAGACTGTGGAGGCGGGAGAGCCCACAGGGCCGATTCTGGAAACAGAAGCCCTTCCCAGAGATTTGAGAACATCACACCAAGAACCTGGTGAACCTCAGAAAGATGAGGTGCTCCGGTTTCCTGAGCGAGGCCTCTCCCCTGAAGAGGTGGAGTCCCTCTCTGTCCTCAGCGTGGTCTCCCCAGACATTGCCAGCCAAGAAGCCATCCCTAGATCTCCCTGTGGCCTGACAGAGCAGCACCTACACAAAGACCTTTGGCCACAGGTATCTCCAGAAGACACCCGGTCGCTTTCTCTCTCAGAAGAGAGTCCCAGCAAGGAGACCTCTCTGGATATCTCTTCTAAGCAGCTGTCTCCAGAAAGCCTTGGCACCCTCCAGTTTGGGGAACTAAcccttggaaaggaagaaaaagggccTCTGATGCAGACTGAGGACACCTCTCACCGCCTAGCCCCTGTGTCTATTCCAGAAGCCCGTGCAGCCACAGTGTCACCTCCCACAGATGGGACCAGTGGATACGCTGCACAGGCAGACGTCACAGATGAGAGCCCTGACGGAAAATTACCTGCCAGCTCCTTCTCTCACTCTACACTGTTGGGAGATGGGAAGCACTCACCTGGAATGATCACAAGCCCTGGTGAACACATTCTGACACCTGATAGCTCCCTCACCAAGAGTCCTGAGTCCTTGCCAAGCCCTGCCATGGAGGATATTGCCATGGAGTGGGAAGGAAAAGTTCCAGAGTTGAAAGACAGACCCCCAGAGCAGAAGGAGAAGGGACCTGAGCCAAAGGATGAAGTCCCACAGCAGAAGGACAGAAGTCTGGAGCAGAAGAAGGATACAGCCATCTGTCGGAAAGATGAGgttctggaagaaaaggacaaggtTGTGGAACAGCAGGATAAGGCTTtcgaacaaaaaggcagagactTAGAACACAGGGACACAGCCCTGGAACAAAAGGACAAGGCCCTGGAAGGAAAAGACAAAGACTTAGGACCTAAAGACAGAGACTTAGAACCAAAAGACAAGACCTTGGAACAGGAGGACAAGGTCCCAGGAGAGAAAGATGAAATCTTAGAACAAAAAGTCAGAGACTCTGAACATAAAGACAAGGTTCCAGAGGACAAGGTCCCTGAACTGAAGGGCAAGGCCTTAGAACAGAAAGATGAAGCCCCTGAGCAGGACAAGGCCCCGGAACAGAAGGACAAGGCCTTGGAAAAGAAGGACCAGGCTTTAGAACAAAAATACTTGGCCCTAGAACAGAAGGGTGAAGCTCTGGAACAAAACATTAAGGCTGTTGAACAAAAAGACAAGATTCTGGAAGAGAAGGACAAAACTCAGGAGCAGGAGAGTCCTGTGCAGGAGGATGAAACCATGACACTAAAGGAGAAGATCCTAGAGGAAAAATCTCCAGAAAAAGTCAAGGCTGTGGGACAGAAGGAAGAAGCTCTGCTGGAGAAGACCAAAGCTCTGGGGCTGGAAGAGAGCCCAGTGCAGGAGGACAAGGCCCGGGAGCAGGACGAGAAGTGCTGGAAGGAGCAGGACGTGGTCCAGGAGTGGCAAGAAGCATCTCCAGCCAGAGGAGAGCCAGCTGGAGAACAGAAGGAGCCTGCCCGGACATGGGAGGACACATCTCCTGAGCAGGAGGACAGGTactggaggggcagggaggatgTGGTCCTGGAACAGGACACATACTGGAGGGAGCTGAGCTGTGAGCGGAAGGTCTGGTTCCCTCATGAGCTGGGTGGCCAGGGGGCCCGGCCACGGTTCACAGAAGAGCGGGAGAGCACTTTCCTCGATGAGGGGCTGGATGATGAGCAGGAAGTGCCCCCCTTGGAGCATACACCCAAGAGTCCCTGGGCCTCAGACTTTAAGGGCTTCCAGGAGCCCTCACCACAGAAGGAGCTGGAGGTGGAGCGCTGGCTTGCTGAGTCACCAGTTGGGCTGCCACCAGAGGAAGAGGACAAGCTGACTCGCTCCCCTTTTGAGATCATCTCTCCTCCGGCCTCCCCACCTGAGATGGTTGGACAGAGGGTTCCGCCGGCCACAGGACAAGAGAGCCCTATCCCAGATCCTAAGCCCATGCCACCCATGAGGAATGAGCCCACCACCCCCTCATGGCTGGCTGACATCCCACCATGGGTGCCCAAGGAcagacccctgccccctgcacccctctccccagctccagcTCCCCCAACACCTGCCCCACAGCCACTCACTCCTGCGCCCTTCTCTTGGGACACAGCCGAGTATGACAGTGTGGTGGCTGCAGTGCAGGAGGGGGCAGCTGAGTTGGAAGGTGGGCCGTACTCCCCCCTAGGGAAGGACTACCGCAAGgctgaaggggaaagggaagaagaaggtGGGGTTGGGGTTCCTGACAGCAGCCCCCGCAGGTCAAAGGTCCCAGAGGCCAGCGAGAGCCATGCCTCTAAGGAGCCCGAGCAGACCGAGCCAGAGCAGAGAGAGCCCACACCCTATCCCGATGAGCGAAGCTTCCAGTACGCAGACATCTATGAGCAGATGATGTTCACTGGGCTGGGCCCTGCATGCCCCACTAGAGAGCCTCCGCTTGGAGCAGCTGGGGATTGGCCCCCACACATCTCAACCAAGGAGGAGGCTGCTGGCCGAAGCACATCTGCAGAGAAGGAGCTTTCGTCTCCTGTCTCACCCCATCGCCTCCAATTCGACACTCCAACCTTCAGCTATGCAGCTCTGGCGGGACCCACCATACCCCCCAAGCAGGAGCCTGAGCCAGGGCCAAGCGTGGATCCCAGCCTCACCCCACCTGCAATACCCCCCCGTGCTCCTATCCCCCAGAGCAAAGGCCCAAGCCCCCCACTTAATGGTAACATCCTGAGCCGTAGCCCAGATAGGAGAACCCCATCCCCCAAGGAACCAGGCCGTGGTCACTGGGATGACAGCACTAGTGACTTGGAGCTGGAGAAGGGGGCTCGGGAGCAGCCTGAGAAAGAGGCCCAGTCCTCAAGTCCCCCACAACCCATGCCTGCAGGCCCCTCCACCTTGTGGCCTGAAAGTGAGGCACATACCAGCCCTTCCTCGGACTCACACCTGGGTCCTGCCCGACCCAGCCTGGACTTCCCTGCATCAGCCTTTGGCTTCTCCTCATTGCAGCCAGCTCCTCCACAGCTGCCCTCTCCAGCGGAACCCCGCTCAGCACCCTGTGGGTCCCTTGCCTTCTCTGGTGACCGAGCTTTGGCTCTGGCTCCAGGGCCCCCCACCAGAGCCCGGCATGATGAGTACCTAGAAGTAACCAAGGCCCCCAGCCTGGACTCTTCACTGCCCCAGCTCCCATCACCCAGCTCTCCTGGGGCCCCTCTCTCCAGTCTGCCGCGACCTGCCTCACCAGCCCTATCTGAAGGCTCCTCTTCTGAGGCCACCACACCTGTGATTTCGAGTGTGGCTGAGCGCTTCCCTCCCGGCCTGGAGGCTGCAGAACAAGGGTGTGTAGAGCTGGTCCCAGGAATGGAACCAGCTGCCCACAGCCTCTGGGACCTCACTCCTCTGAGCCCAGCACCTCCAGCTTCACTGGACTTGGCCCCAGCTCTGGCTCCAAGCCTGCCTGGAGACATGGATGAGGGCACCCTGCCCTGCCGCCTGGAGTGCTCAGgggcagccaccaagaagccaagCCCCTTACAGGGCCCCTCCAGGGATCGTGCCACCAATGGCCCAACTGAAACCAGCCCCaagcccccaggccctgccccagctgaggctgagaaaggaaAGGCTGAGGCCTGCCCCACCTGGGAACGTGGGGCCTGGCCTGAGGGAGCCGAGAGGAGCTCCAGGCCTGACACGCTGCTCTCCCCTGAGCAGCCACTGTGCCCTGGAGGGGCCTCTGGAGACCAACCTAGAAGTGTCTCCCCTGAGATGGAGGCTGGGCCCCAGGGATGTGCTGCTGAGCCCTGGCCCCATCGTGGGGAGCTCTCTCCATCCTTCCTGAACCCACCTCTGCCTCAATCCACGGATGACAGTGACCTCTTAACTGAGGAAGCTCGGCTGGTAGGGAGAGGGGGGCGGCGTCGGGTGGGGGCTGCAGGGGCCACAGGGGGCCCCTGCCCCGTGGCAGATGAGACACCCCCGACGTCAGTCAGCGACTCGGGCTCCTCGCAGTCAGATTCTGACGTTCCACCAGAAACTGAGGAGTGTCCATCCATCACAGCTGAGGCAGCCCTCGACTCAGATGAAGATGGGGACTTCCTGCCTGTGGACAAAGCTGGTGGGTTTAGTGGGACTCACCATCCCAGGCCTGGCCATGACCCACCCCCTATCCCCCAGCCAGACCCTCGCCCATCCCCTCCCCGCCCTGACGTGTGCATGGCTGACCCCGAGGGGCTCAGCTCAGAGTCTGGAAGGGTAGAGAGGCTACGGGAGAAGGAGAAGACACAGGGGAGGGTCGGCCGCAGGGCCCCAGGCAGGGCCAAGCCAGCGTCTCCTGCCCAGCGTCTGGATCTTCGGGGAAAACGCTCACCCACCCCTGGTAAAGGGACTGCAGATCGAGCATCCCGGGTGCCACCCCGACCACGCAGCACTCCAAGCCAGGTCACCCCAGCAGAGGAAAAGGATGGACACAGCCCCATGTCCAAAGGCCTAGTCAATGGACTCAAGGCAGGACCAA CGGCCTTGGGTTCCAAGGGCGGCTCTGGCCCCCCTATATATGTGGATCTTGCCTATATCCCGAATCACTGCAGTGGCAAGACTGCTGACCTTGACTTCTTCCGACGAGTGCGTGCATCCTACTATGTGGTCAGTGGGAATGACCCTGCCAATGGCGAGCCGAGCCGGGCTGTGCTGGACGCCCTGCTGGAGGGCAAGGCCCAGTGGGGGGAGAATCTTCAG GTAACTCTGATCCCTACTCACGACACGGAGGTGACTCGTGAGTGGTACCAGCAGACTCACGAGCAGCAGCTACAACTGAACGTTCTGGTCCTGGCGAGCAGCAGCACCGTGGTCATGCAGGATGAGTCCTTCCCAGCCTGCAAGATTGAGTTCTGA